The window CACTGGACGGGTTTATGCGCAGGGACCATTTGTTGCCGGAAACACCCTTCCAGGCGGACAATCCCAGGGACAGCTCTAAAAAACCAGCCAGATTTTCCAGCCCGATCGGCTGCGGTTGATTGTTCTGGCGCCGGTATAAATCCAGATGTGCTGCCGCCGGATCCGCCTTTAGAAGCGGAAGCCCCACCGGGGTTACCCCTTTATAGATCCTGAAAGGGTTTGGCTGGTTTTCCCAGTCCATGTACCCCGGCGACCGGGCATACCGGTTGTAGCGATGCTTGCTGTCGTGATGGTATTGAAAAACTTCTTTTATCTTCTGCTGATCCATACGGTCCCTGATAACCCTTCCGGCGATTGATTCCCAATCAAGGTTTTACCAACCACTGCTAAATTTTGATGGCGATCTTTTGCCGTTATTGATATGATAACTTTATGGTTCTGTGGATCGAATCTCTCTTTCCTGCTGTGTTCGACAATTTACCCGGTCGGCAGCCTATTATAAAACACTTTCATTTGTAACGCAATTTTCAGGGGGCGGTAAAATCATGACAGCCATATTACAAAGCGGTTTGGGACTTTTTGCCCTGGTCGGTATCGCGTTTGCTTTTTCAGAAAAACGCAGCAAAATACCATGGAAAACAGTCAGTATTGCTGTTTTTGCCCAATTCGTTGTGGCGCTGATACTGATAAAAATTCCCTTCACCCGGCAGGTGTTTATTGTACTAAACACCCTGGTTTATATGCTCGAGAAAGCTACCCAGGCCGGCACCTCCTTTGTTTTTGGTTATCTCGGTGGCGCCAGTCCGCCCTTTGCCGGCGCTGTCACTGGCGGCAGCGATTATATCCTGGCGTTTAGAGGACTTCCCCTGATCCTGGTTGCAAGCGCCCTGTCTTCGCTGCTTTTCTACTGGCGAATTTTGCCGGTTATCGTCAAGGCATTTAGCTGGCTGCTGCAACGATCGCTGGGCGTCGGCGGCGCCGAAGGCCTCGCGGCGGCGGCCAATGTCTTTCTCGGAATGGTCGAAGCCCCGCTTTTTATCCGCCCCTATCTTTCCCAATTATCCCGGGGGGAGCTGTTCTCCATGATGACCTGCGGCATGGCCACGATTGCAGGTACCGTAATGGTACTCTATGCCAGCATATTGAAACCGGTCATTCCGGATGCACTGGGCCACCTGTTGATCGCTTCCATCATCAGCGCGCCGGCAGCCATCGCCATCGCGCGTATTATGATCCCGACGCCGCAGAATCTGCAAACCAGTGCGGTCGTTCAGGCGCCGTCTGCGGCCGGCAGCGCCATGGAAGCCATCACCAGCGGCACCATCGACGGCATCAAGCTCCTGATCAATATCATTGCCATGCTGGTGGTTCTGGTTGCCCTGGTGGCCCTGATCAATATGGCTCTGGGGTGGCTCCCGGCGGTCGACAATCACCCCTTGACGTTGCAAAGAATTTTGGGATGGATCATGGCGCCGGTGGTATGGTTGATGGGAATCCCCTGGAATGAATGTGTCACCGCCGGCAGCTTAATGGGGACCAAAACTATTTTAAATGAATTTCTGGCTTACCTTGAACTGGGGCGCCTCCCGGCAGACGCGCTTTCAGTCCGCTCCCGCATGATCATGATTTATGCCA is drawn from Desulfobacterales bacterium and contains these coding sequences:
- a CDS encoding nucleoside transporter C-terminal domain-containing protein; amino-acid sequence: MTAILQSGLGLFALVGIAFAFSEKRSKIPWKTVSIAVFAQFVVALILIKIPFTRQVFIVLNTLVYMLEKATQAGTSFVFGYLGGASPPFAGAVTGGSDYILAFRGLPLILVASALSSLLFYWRILPVIVKAFSWLLQRSLGVGGAEGLAAAANVFLGMVEAPLFIRPYLSQLSRGELFSMMTCGMATIAGTVMVLYASILKPVIPDALGHLLIASIISAPAAIAIARIMIPTPQNLQTSAVVQAPSAAGSAMEAITSGTIDGIKLLINIIAMLVVLVALVALINMALGWLPAVDNHPLTLQRILGWIMAPVVWLMGIPWNECVTAGSLMGTKTILNEFLAYLELGRLPADALSVRSRMIMIYAMCGFANFGSLGIMIGGLGMMAPDRRTEIVALGIKSIVAGTLATLMTGAIIGCLWA